ATTATGGATAAATTAAGATAAAATAAATTAAGGATAAGTTTATATTTAACTTATCCTTAATCTAATATTTATTTTTATAAAGTGAAAAGCAAAATTTAATTTTTTATTTCAATTAAATATTAGGTACATGAAAATAAATAACAAGTCAAAGATGCTGGTATATTTTGTGTCAGACAAGGAAACAGGTTCCACCGCTAGTAGAACTATCGTTGGGTTCTGCTGACGCAGTATGACGCAAAATAGACTAGCATACTGACTTGTTATTTATTTGAATGTGCCTTATATTGAAGTTATTCACAGGAATATATTTCTTTATGAGTGTTATCTTTCATTAAAAATATCTTTTCAATTTCTTCACTTATTATAGAACTTATATCCCCTTCATAACTGAATTTTACACCTATCCCACAATTAGAACTTAATTTCCTTGGCACAGGCATCATCTCACTTGGTATTTCATTTTTAACTAAAAATCTATTGTATTTTACTGCTCCTGAATGAGTAAAAAATACCGCAATATATTCCATAAATTATTTCCTCGCTGTAATTACAAAATCCTCTTCTTTTTCTTTTACGTCAACGTTATATCCAGCATTTTTTAAGAATCTTTGAACATTTCCCTTGGCTGTATTATTATCCACAATTATTTCTATTCCTTTAGGACTTTGTTCTATTCCTTTTTTAGCCATTAAAACTGGTTGTGGACATGACATTCCTCTAGCATCAATCTGCATTTACACTCACATCTCCTTTTGCCTTAAAATTCATGGATTTTTCCATATTGAAATAAGACACTGTAAGAACTACTATAAATCCTATAATTACTGCAACTTTACCATTTGGAGTAGGACCCTTTCCACTGGAAGCTAATGAGAAGTTATGGCAGAAAGCTGCTCCTACTAACATTCCCAATACTGCCATTACAGAATCTATATTTCCTTCAGCAGATAAAATTAATTGTCTTAAAGGACATCCTCCTAAAAGTACTGAGCCCCATCCGGCTAATACCATTCCTAAAAAATTCCATAAAGCATCATTATGTGCTATTGGCTGTTTTAAAAATCCAATTTTAACTTGTCCAAACATTAAGTTTCCTATTAAAGTAAATACAAATATAGATAAGAATCCTGTTAATAAATAGCTATCCTTAAACATTATTAAATCTCTTATACCGCCAACCATACAAAGTCTTGTTTTCTGAGCTACAATTCCTACTATTAATCCAGCTCCTAAAGCTAACCATATTGGTGCATGCTTTGAACCTGGACCTTCTTTACTAAAAAATATAAAAGCTGGTGCTGCAAATAGTAAAGCTATTAATATAACATTTACCACTGGAAATAAGTATCCCTCAAAATTTGATAATTTATAATTTCTTTTTAAAGTAAATCCTTTATTTAAGAAGAATATACCAACTGCTATACCAACTGCAAATCCTGCTATTCCCAATAAAGCATTTAAATCTCCTCCAGCAAGTCTTAATACCATTCTTAACGGACAGCCTAAGAACATTAAAGCTCCTACCATTACTACAAATCCTAAGATAAATCTTATAAATGGAGAAGATCCACCTCTAGCGCTGAATTCCTTGCTTCCAATAGCCATTAAAAAAGCTCCTAGTACGATACCTATAACTTCTGGCCTTATATACTGTACTACTGGCGCTCTGTGTAGTCCTACAGCCCCTGCTATGTCTCTTATGAAACAAGCTATACACACTCCCATGTTACCAGGATTTCCGAACTTTACTAATATTGCTGAAAGTATTCCCACTACTGCTCCAGCAAAT
The DNA window shown above is from Haloimpatiens massiliensis and carries:
- a CDS encoding DUF3343 domain-containing protein — its product is MEYIAVFFTHSGAVKYNRFLVKNEIPSEMMPVPRKLSSNCGIGVKFSYEGDISSIISEEIEKIFLMKDNTHKEIYSCE
- a CDS encoding sulfurtransferase TusA family protein; the protein is MQIDARGMSCPQPVLMAKKGIEQSPKGIEIIVDNNTAKGNVQRFLKNAGYNVDVKEKEEDFVITARK
- the yedE gene encoding YedE family putative selenium transporter, producing MSGKKGIIFAGAVVGILSAILVKFGNPGNMGVCIACFIRDIAGAVGLHRAPVVQYIRPEVIGIVLGAFLMAIGSKEFSARGGSSPFIRFILGFVVMVGALMFLGCPLRMVLRLAGGDLNALLGIAGFAVGIAVGIFFLNKGFTLKRNYKLSNFEGYLFPVVNVILIALLFAAPAFIFFSKEGPGSKHAPIWLALGAGLIVGIVAQKTRLCMVGGIRDLIMFKDSYLLTGFLSIFVFTLIGNLMFGQVKIGFLKQPIAHNDALWNFLGMVLAGWGSVLLGGCPLRQLILSAEGNIDSVMAVLGMLVGAAFCHNFSLASSGKGPTPNGKVAVIIGFIVVLTVSYFNMEKSMNFKAKGDVSVNAD